The nucleotide window ACGCCATCGCAGGCCGAGGACGACATTCAACTCCGGCAAGTGACGACCACCCCCGGGGTTCAGGCGCTGATTCAAGGCAACCGTGAATTCGACTCCGAGGAATTGCTGGCCTACGAAGCGGGGTACCGCTGGCGTCCACTCGACCGCATCACGTTGGACGTGTCGGCGTACTACCATGATTACAGCAATCTCCGCAGCCTCGAACCGAGTGGCGTTCTGCCGGGTCCGCCGGTAACGATTTCCGTTGTCGCAGCCAACCGGATCAACGGCGAGACTTACGGCGTCGAATTCGCGCCGAGTTGGCAGATCACTGAATGGTGGCGTGTGCAGGCCGCTTACACGTTCATGCAGATGCAGCTTCACCGCGATGCGGGGAGCCAGGACACAACGACGGAGGCGAACGAGGGCCGTAATCCGCACCACCAGTTCAGCCTGCGTTCTTCCCTCGATCTGCCACACGACATTGAATTCGATTGCACGCTCCGTTACGTGGAGAGTCTGCCGGATTTTCAAATCCCCAGCTACGTGGTCATGGATGCCCGCCTTGCATGGCGACCGCTCAAGAATCTCGAATTGGCGATCGTTGGACAGAACTTTCTGGATGACCGGCATCCGGAGTTTCAGCCCGTGCTCATTCCGACTGAAAGGACCGAGGTGCAACAGAGCGTATACGGAAAGGTCACGTGGCGCTTCTAGCTTCATTGGTGTCGTCGTGGTGCGCCGTTTCGGCGAGGCGTTTGAGCAATGCTTTTCTTGCGGCTGGCGCGCAAAGACGCGGTTTTTGGAGTGCGGTTGCCGTCGGGTGCGGCGCATGGTTGGTTGTCGGATTTCAGGCTGTTGCGGCGCCGCCGGTTTCGGCTCCGGTCACCAGGGCGCCGGAATATGCTCTCAAAGCCGCGTATCTGTTCAACTTCATCCAGTTTATCCAATGGCCGAGCAATGACTTGAGCGCCGTCAACGCGCCAGTTGTTATCGCCCTGCTCGGTGAAGATCCCTTCGGAGGCGCGTTGGACCAGGCGGTGAAGGACAAGACCGTTCATGGCCGGCGCTTCGAGATCAGGCGGGTCAAAAATCCCGGTGAACTGAGGGACTGTCATGTTTTGTTCGTTTGCGGCTCGGAGTCGAGGCGGATACCGGAAATTCTCGCGGCGGTTCGTAAAAAGGGCATCCTGACGGTGAGCGACATTGAATGGTTTGCCGAGCAGGGCGGCATGATCAATTTTTTCACGGAGAACAACAGAGTGCGGTTCAAAATCAATCCCGACGCCGCCGAAGGAGCGGGTATCAGGATCAGTTCACAGCTCTTGAAACTGGGAATGATCGTATCGGGGAAGGCCGACGCAAGGAAGTAGTCGCATGATCAAGTTCGAGGATCTGTCCATCAGGGGCAAACTGACGTGGATCATCATGCTTGCCAGCGGAGTCGCGCTTTTTCTGGCGTGCGCCG belongs to Candidatus Angelobacter sp. and includes:
- a CDS encoding YfiR family protein, whose product is MALLASLVSSWCAVSARRLSNAFLAAGAQRRGFWSAVAVGCGAWLVVGFQAVAAPPVSAPVTRAPEYALKAAYLFNFIQFIQWPSNDLSAVNAPVVIALLGEDPFGGALDQAVKDKTVHGRRFEIRRVKNPGELRDCHVLFVCGSESRRIPEILAAVRKKGILTVSDIEWFAEQGGMINFFTENNRVRFKINPDAAEGAGIRISSQLLKLGMIVSGKADARK
- a CDS encoding TonB-dependent receptor codes for the protein RSFSERSDLNLQVYYDRTVRNGAVLNEDRDAIDIDLQHHFLLGERQNLVWGAGYRISSDELDNTYTATFNPDQRTVQLFSLFAQDEITIVPDRLRVTLGSKLEHNDFTGFEYQPGGRISWTPTDRQTLWASISRAVRTPSQAEDDIQLRQVTTTPGVQALIQGNREFDSEELLAYEAGYRWRPLDRITLDVSAYYHDYSNLRSLEPSGVLPGPPVTISVVAANRINGETYGVEFAPSWQITEWWRVQAAYTFMQMQLHRDAGSQDTTTEANEGRNPHHQFSLRSSLDLPHDIEFDCTLRYVESLPDFQIPSYVVMDARLAWRPLKNLELAIVGQNFLDDRHPEFQPVLIPTERTEVQQSVYGKVTWRF